In the Oxyura jamaicensis isolate SHBP4307 breed ruddy duck unplaced genomic scaffold, BPBGC_Ojam_1.0 oxyUn_random_OJ70331, whole genome shotgun sequence genome, atctgcacataggaaaccacaatgaaaatgaaacaaccaaaaactaaagaaaaactgaacacaagTAGCTCAACTTCCCTGAGGTAAGCATCTGAGCAGGACAGCTTGAGGATGtgggggatttcacagaagaactggtccacagcattgccttggcagaggggcagagaaaatgtattggccgtgtgcaggagagcattgagaaagccactgccccaggcagctgctgccatctgggcacaagctctgctgcccaggaggctcccgtagtgcaggggctggcagatggcaacgtagcggtcgTAGGCCATGATAGTTAGAATTGAATATTCTGAGCcaaagaagaagacaaaaaagagaaCTTGAGCAGCACACCCTTGATAGGAAATGGCCCTGGTGTTCCAGAGggcattggccatggctttggggagagtggtggagatgcagcccaggtcaaggagggcgaggttgaagaggaagaagtacatgggagtgtggaggcggtggtcgcaGGCTATggcagtgaggatgaggccgttgcccaggagggcagccaggtagatgcccaggaagagcgcaaagtgcaggagctgcagctcccgcgtGTCTGCGAATGCCAGCAGAAGGAATTCGCTCACAGAGCTGTTGTTTGGCAT is a window encoding:
- the LOC118159428 gene encoding olfactory receptor 14C36-like translates to MPNNSSVSEFLLLAFADTRELQLLHFALFLGIYLAALLGNGLILTAIACDHRLHTPMYFFLFNLALLDLGCISTTLPKAMANALWNTRAISYQGCAAQVLFFVFFFGSEYSILTIMAYDRYVAICQPLHYGSLLGSRACAQMAAAAWGSGFLNALLHTANTFSLPLCQGNAVDQFFCEIPHILKLSCSDAYLREVELLVFSFSLVFGCFIFIVVSYVQIFRAVLRMPSEQGRHKAFSTCLPHLVVVSLFVSTAIFAYLKPPSISSPSLNLVLTVLSSMVPPAVNPLIYSMRNRELNDALRRLMTGDVSKSKK